The following are encoded together in the Paludisphaera mucosa genome:
- a CDS encoding IS5 family transposase, with protein sequence MDDELWRRIEAILSEDAPPTPKVHGGRPRINWRAAIDGIIFRLRTGCRWNKLPERFGDDSSIHRWFQRWCRNGVFERIWAVLVEACDELGAVSWKWQAADGRLGKARFGGEETGPNPTDRAKPGTKQSLLVEADGGPLAAVIAGANVPDFKLLAETLEAVVVERPDPGEVEQHVCLDAGYDNEPSREVVERHKYIGHIRPARPGPRPGRRPGRRKARRWVVERTLAWLSKCRALLVRYDKHDENYLGLIQLA encoded by the coding sequence ATCGACGACGAACTCTGGCGCCGCATCGAAGCGATCCTCTCGGAAGATGCTCCGCCCACGCCGAAAGTTCATGGCGGACGCCCGCGAATCAATTGGCGAGCCGCCATTGACGGGATTATCTTCCGCCTCCGCACCGGATGCCGGTGGAATAAGCTCCCCGAGCGGTTTGGCGATGACAGTTCGATCCACCGCTGGTTCCAACGATGGTGCCGCAATGGCGTCTTTGAGCGCATCTGGGCCGTGCTCGTCGAGGCGTGCGACGAATTGGGCGCTGTGAGCTGGAAATGGCAAGCAGCGGACGGGCGGCTGGGCAAGGCCCGGTTCGGGGGGGAAGAGACGGGCCCGAACCCGACCGACCGGGCCAAGCCGGGGACGAAGCAGAGCCTGCTGGTCGAGGCCGACGGCGGCCCGCTAGCGGCCGTGATCGCCGGGGCAAACGTGCCGGATTTCAAGCTACTCGCCGAGACGCTCGAGGCGGTAGTCGTCGAGCGACCCGACCCGGGCGAAGTCGAGCAGCACGTGTGCCTGGACGCCGGCTACGACAACGAGCCGAGTCGTGAGGTCGTCGAGCGGCACAAGTACATCGGTCACATCCGTCCAGCCCGCCCGGGTCCCCGTCCGGGTCGGCGTCCCGGTCGCCGCAAGGCCCGGCGCTGGGTGGTGGAGAGGACGCTAGCGTGGCTGTCGAAGTGCCGGGCGTTGCTGGTCCGCTACGACAAACACGACGAGAACTACCTGGGGCTGATCCAACTGGCCTGA
- a CDS encoding CPBP family intramembrane glutamic endopeptidase produces MLLACGNACLIFFAFRDPQRWFHPAWRLAQATGGLLNLTLSANVLNLVVFVGGVLIFGFGQRPVALGLDPKRLPAGVAGTLAIFLIATTVQAAAAWKQGMPLAGSSAWSSGTWPAAAGLWIAQFLGNAFFEEVMYRGFFFPQIHLLAARKLPGRPAACLAVALVLSQGVFTAIHIPVNVAHGVPAIYMLVQFAVGLVLAGIYLASGNLFLAMGVHTLVNEPPPPFASPLPEGVVPGLLTLGLLAILIVRRVWAARRAA; encoded by the coding sequence GTGCTACTTGCGTGCGGGAACGCCTGTCTGATCTTCTTCGCCTTTCGCGATCCCCAGCGCTGGTTTCACCCCGCCTGGCGATTGGCCCAGGCGACCGGCGGCCTCCTCAACCTCACCCTGTCGGCGAACGTCCTCAACCTCGTCGTCTTCGTGGGCGGCGTGCTGATCTTCGGGTTCGGACAGCGGCCGGTCGCGCTGGGCCTCGATCCGAAGCGCCTGCCGGCCGGGGTCGCGGGGACGCTTGCGATCTTCCTGATCGCCACGACGGTCCAGGCCGCCGCCGCGTGGAAGCAAGGCATGCCGCTCGCCGGGAGCTCCGCGTGGTCCTCGGGGACCTGGCCTGCGGCGGCCGGCCTTTGGATCGCCCAGTTCCTCGGGAACGCGTTCTTCGAGGAGGTCATGTACCGAGGATTCTTCTTCCCCCAGATTCATCTCCTGGCCGCCCGCAAGCTCCCCGGCCGCCCGGCGGCATGCCTCGCGGTCGCCCTCGTGCTGTCGCAAGGCGTCTTCACCGCGATCCACATTCCGGTCAACGTGGCGCACGGCGTCCCCGCGATCTACATGCTCGTCCAGTTCGCTGTGGGTTTGGTGTTGGCCGGGATCTATCTGGCATCGGGAAACCTGTTCCTGGCGATGGGCGTCCACACCCTCGTCAACGAGCCGCCGCCGCCATTCGCGTCGCCCCTCCCCGAGGGCGTAGTGCCCGGGCTGCTGACGCTGGGGCTGCTCGCCATCCTCATCGTGCGGCGAGTCTGGGCCGCGAGGAGGGCGGCGTAA
- a CDS encoding alpha/beta fold hydrolase yields MRTRSRVHIILFLLGAASAPGCHAPSIKERPSRAIKAAYTRVLGCIPGSAAATSSEEFAYSQAAAQVEASDVLDPGRLLALADEADAIGSRLARRDPVAALPWFRDAAAYSAFALASAGPADPPSALYLRACDLHDHAVEELVRGSASGSRSSTGSGAEVVEVAWRERLAASGVAVAPWSPGGPEIPCHELWVAADFRVKNIDHVGREGLGVPLVALTRFPDRKAVPDRFLPERLRLPATAVLSPNGPLRGGAWRSQPATLALHDPIQETTVVPAPGAPAAPLAADLTTPLVHQVLNSTLQQLRWGGLLRPTSYNTAPGIFMGAPYRPGKIPVLFVHGLWSSPDAWMKMTNDLEADPLIRERYQFWYAYYPTGAPLMFSAARVRQALHELREAVDPGRADPALDQMVVVGHSLGGVLSKQLVQSSGRRLEQGLLTRPLEQVALSPETREALSRVIYFEPEPSIRRVVFVAAPHRGSNTANQVVGRLSSSLISRAGAPQALHAEVLALNGPDVLQPAYRRRPPTSIDNLEWESPILTALSELRIAPGVPYHSIVANLFPEAPPRFWTDGVVPYESAHVEGAESEIMIRGSHLINDAPEAAAEVRRILRLHLGN; encoded by the coding sequence GTGCGTACCAGATCTCGGGTCCACATCATCCTGTTCCTCCTGGGCGCGGCCTCCGCGCCGGGATGCCACGCTCCCAGCATCAAGGAGCGGCCGTCCCGCGCGATCAAGGCCGCCTATACGCGCGTCCTGGGCTGCATCCCGGGATCGGCCGCCGCGACGTCTTCGGAGGAATTCGCGTATTCGCAGGCGGCGGCCCAGGTCGAGGCATCGGACGTCCTCGATCCCGGGCGGCTGCTGGCGCTCGCCGACGAGGCCGACGCGATCGGCTCGCGCCTGGCCCGCCGCGACCCGGTCGCCGCGCTCCCCTGGTTCCGCGACGCCGCGGCCTATTCCGCGTTCGCCCTGGCCTCGGCCGGGCCGGCGGATCCCCCCTCGGCGCTTTACCTCCGGGCCTGCGACCTGCACGACCACGCGGTCGAGGAACTGGTCCGCGGCTCGGCCTCGGGCTCGCGCAGCTCGACGGGCTCGGGGGCCGAGGTGGTCGAAGTCGCCTGGCGGGAGCGGCTCGCCGCCTCGGGGGTCGCCGTCGCCCCGTGGTCGCCGGGGGGCCCCGAGATCCCTTGCCACGAGCTCTGGGTCGCCGCCGACTTCCGGGTCAAGAACATCGACCACGTCGGCCGCGAGGGGCTGGGCGTCCCGCTCGTGGCGCTGACCCGCTTCCCCGACCGGAAGGCGGTCCCCGACCGCTTCCTGCCCGAGCGGCTCCGGCTCCCGGCGACGGCCGTCCTGTCCCCGAACGGGCCGCTCCGCGGCGGGGCCTGGCGATCCCAGCCGGCGACGCTCGCCCTGCACGACCCGATCCAGGAGACGACCGTCGTCCCGGCCCCGGGCGCGCCGGCCGCGCCGCTGGCGGCGGACCTGACCACGCCGCTCGTCCACCAGGTCCTCAACTCGACCTTGCAGCAGCTCCGGTGGGGCGGCCTGCTCAGGCCCACCTCGTACAACACGGCGCCGGGGATCTTCATGGGCGCGCCGTATCGGCCCGGCAAGATCCCGGTCCTGTTCGTCCACGGGCTCTGGTCCAGCCCGGACGCCTGGATGAAGATGACCAACGACCTCGAGGCCGACCCGCTCATCCGCGAGCGTTATCAATTCTGGTATGCGTACTATCCGACGGGCGCCCCGCTCATGTTCTCGGCCGCGCGGGTCCGCCAGGCCCTCCACGAGCTGCGCGAGGCCGTCGACCCGGGCCGCGCCGACCCCGCCCTCGACCAGATGGTCGTCGTCGGCCACAGCCTGGGCGGCGTCCTGAGCAAGCAGCTCGTGCAGAGCAGCGGCCGGAGGCTGGAGCAGGGCCTGCTCACCCGTCCGCTGGAGCAGGTGGCCCTGTCGCCCGAAACGCGCGAGGCGCTCTCCCGCGTCATCTACTTCGAGCCCGAGCCCTCGATCCGCCGGGTCGTGTTCGTCGCCGCCCCCCACCGCGGGAGCAACACGGCCAACCAGGTCGTCGGCCGCCTCAGCTCGTCGCTCATCTCCCGGGCCGGCGCCCCCCAGGCGCTCCACGCCGAGGTCCTCGCCCTGAACGGGCCGGACGTGCTCCAGCCCGCGTACCGCCGCCGGCCCCCGACCAGCATCGACAACCTGGAGTGGGAGAGCCCGATCTTGACCGCCCTCTCCGAGCTGCGGATCGCCCCCGGGGTCCCCTACCACTCGATCGTCGCCAACCTCTTCCCCGAAGCCCCGCCCCGCTTCTGGACCGACGGCGTGGTCCCCTACGAGAGCGCCCACGTCGAGGGCGCCGAATCCGAGATCATGATCCGTGGCAGCCACCTGATCAACGACGCCCCCGAGGCCGCCGCCGAGGTCCGACGCATCCTGCGCCTCCACCTGGGAAACTGA
- a CDS encoding PSD1 and planctomycete cytochrome C domain-containing protein, with product MVLVPRTWSRWLGAAACAAMAALGAGASASAEGDAADPRVEAERTRFFEQEVRPLLVAKCQSCHGPDKQKGGLRLDSREALLRGGETGAVVEPGKPGESPLVQAVRYEGLEMPPTGKLEAAQVAALARWVADGAAWPAGTTPADAPRPAKVEKADGSFWSFRPLKDVAPPDPQALAGTPWDGWARNPIDGFVLKGLLESGLTPAPEASKLALVRRATFDLIGLPPTPEEVDGFLADDRADAYERLVDRLLASPRYGERWGRHWLDVVRYAESDGYNADAYRPEAWRYRDYVVRSLDADKPYDRFLAEQVAGDELDPSDVDARIATGFLRLGPYEANQRNVRGQWADILNEITDVVGEAFLGLSVGCARCHDHKFDPIAQADYYRLQAFFTPILPVDSVPLWTDAQKAEHDAKLAVWEQATAEIRGRIADLEKPYRDKLAHDIVAKFTPDLQALLDRADAEIPPYDRQIKALAYRQVVLDRDEKPIAGTIRPEDRPRWQAMIDDLKKSDAIKPAPLPVALGVRDVDPEAPPTRIPGNRRAAEPIDPGFPSVLDPSSATIAPPPAAPGSTGRRLALAEWLNRPDNPLTTRVVVNRAWQHHFGRGIVATSNDFGKLGEAPSHPELLDWLARRFVADGRRFKPLHRLMVTSAAYRQSAFRPESEAEAARLVDPGNRLLWKRPVRRLEAEAIRDAMLSASGELADVRGGPAGDAKGPRRSVDCKVVRNTRDPVLDAFDAPDAFNSAGLRNTTTTVNQTLLLINGPWALDRAKALSVRLDRLTAGTPDAQRARDRARIVRGFRLTVGREPDDDETAAGLAFLDRANKALALVDYCHVLLNASEFLYVD from the coding sequence ATGGTCCTCGTCCCGCGGACATGGTCGCGATGGCTCGGAGCGGCGGCGTGCGCGGCGATGGCCGCGCTGGGCGCCGGTGCGTCGGCTTCCGCCGAGGGCGACGCGGCCGACCCGCGCGTCGAGGCGGAACGGACGCGGTTCTTCGAGCAGGAGGTCCGGCCCCTGCTGGTCGCCAAGTGCCAGTCGTGCCACGGGCCCGACAAGCAGAAGGGCGGCCTGAGGCTCGACTCGCGCGAGGCCCTGCTGCGCGGGGGCGAGACCGGCGCGGTGGTCGAGCCGGGGAAGCCGGGCGAGAGCCCGCTCGTCCAGGCCGTGCGCTACGAGGGGCTCGAAATGCCCCCGACGGGGAAGCTCGAAGCCGCCCAGGTCGCCGCGCTGGCGAGATGGGTCGCCGACGGCGCCGCTTGGCCCGCCGGGACGACTCCGGCCGATGCGCCCCGGCCCGCGAAGGTCGAGAAGGCCGACGGCTCGTTCTGGTCGTTCCGGCCCCTGAAGGACGTCGCCCCGCCCGACCCCCAGGCGCTCGCCGGGACGCCGTGGGACGGCTGGGCGCGGAACCCGATCGACGGGTTCGTGCTGAAGGGCCTGCTCGAAAGCGGACTGACCCCCGCGCCCGAGGCGTCGAAGCTTGCCCTCGTCCGCCGCGCGACGTTCGACCTGATCGGGCTGCCGCCGACCCCCGAAGAGGTCGACGGCTTCCTCGCCGACGACCGGGCCGACGCCTACGAGCGGCTCGTCGATCGGCTGCTGGCCTCGCCGCGCTACGGCGAGCGCTGGGGGCGGCACTGGCTCGACGTCGTCCGCTACGCCGAGTCCGACGGCTACAACGCCGACGCCTATCGCCCCGAGGCCTGGCGCTACCGCGACTACGTCGTCCGCTCGCTCGACGCCGACAAGCCCTACGACCGCTTCCTCGCCGAACAGGTCGCCGGCGACGAGCTGGATCCATCCGACGTCGACGCCCGGATCGCCACCGGCTTCCTCCGGCTGGGCCCGTACGAGGCCAACCAGCGGAACGTCCGGGGCCAGTGGGCCGACATCCTCAACGAGATCACCGACGTCGTCGGCGAGGCCTTCCTCGGCCTGAGCGTCGGCTGCGCCCGCTGCCACGACCACAAGTTCGACCCCATCGCCCAGGCCGACTACTACCGCCTCCAGGCCTTCTTCACGCCGATCCTCCCCGTCGACTCCGTCCCGCTCTGGACCGACGCCCAGAAGGCCGAGCACGACGCGAAGCTCGCCGTTTGGGAGCAGGCCACGGCCGAGATCCGCGGCAGGATCGCCGATCTGGAGAAGCCCTACCGAGACAAGCTGGCCCACGACATCGTGGCCAAGTTCACCCCCGACCTCCAGGCGCTGCTCGACCGGGCCGACGCCGAGATCCCGCCCTACGACCGCCAGATCAAGGCGCTGGCGTACCGCCAGGTGGTCCTCGACCGCGACGAGAAGCCCATCGCCGGCACGATCAGGCCCGAGGATCGGCCGCGGTGGCAGGCGATGATCGACGATCTGAAGAAGTCCGACGCGATCAAGCCCGCCCCCCTGCCCGTCGCGCTCGGCGTGCGGGACGTCGACCCCGAGGCCCCGCCGACCCGGATCCCCGGGAACCGCAGGGCGGCCGAGCCGATCGATCCGGGCTTCCCGTCGGTGCTCGACCCGTCGTCGGCGACGATCGCCCCGCCCCCCGCCGCGCCCGGCTCGACGGGGCGTCGGCTGGCGCTGGCGGAGTGGCTCAACCGGCCCGACAACCCGCTGACGACCCGCGTCGTGGTGAACCGCGCCTGGCAGCATCACTTCGGCCGGGGGATCGTGGCGACCTCGAACGACTTCGGCAAGCTCGGCGAGGCCCCGTCGCACCCCGAGCTGCTCGACTGGCTGGCGCGGCGGTTCGTCGCCGACGGCCGACGGTTCAAGCCCCTGCACCGGCTGATGGTCACGTCGGCCGCGTACCGCCAGTCGGCCTTCCGCCCCGAGAGCGAGGCCGAGGCCGCCCGCCTGGTCGACCCGGGGAACCGCCTGCTCTGGAAGCGGCCCGTGCGGCGGCTGGAAGCCGAGGCGATCCGCGACGCCATGCTGTCGGCCTCGGGCGAGCTGGCGGACGTCCGCGGCGGCCCCGCCGGCGACGCCAAGGGGCCCCGGCGGTCGGTCGACTGCAAGGTCGTCCGCAACACCCGCGACCCGGTCCTCGACGCCTTCGACGCCCCCGACGCCTTCAACAGCGCGGGGCTGCGGAACACCACCACGACCGTCAACCAGACGCTGCTCCTGATCAACGGCCCCTGGGCCCTCGATCGGGCCAAGGCCCTGTCCGTGCGGCTGGATCGGCTCACGGCCGGGACGCCCGACGCCCAACGGGCCCGCGACCGCGCCCGGATCGTCCGGGGTTTTCGGCTGACCGTCGGCCGCGAGCCCGACGACGACGAGACGGCCGCCGGCCTGGCGTTCCTCGACCGGGCGAACAAGGCCCTGGCGCTCGTCGACTATTGCCACGTCCTGCTGAACGCCAGCGAATTCCTCTATGTGGATTGA
- a CDS encoding DUF1501 domain-containing protein: MNADSQGRPIVPHSTTPSSRRDWLLQAAGGFGALPLLDLLARDVKAAENLAIPGAAARPPWARPATAKSVIFLFMEGGPSQMDTFDPKPLLTELAGKPIPSSFKPVITPMGEFYSPILPSKRKWKQHGESGAWVSDWLPHTAECVDDLAVIRSCWADGLNHVNGVCQMNTGSTRSGRPSLGSWVSYGLGTENQDLPGYVVLQDYPKSTVAGGPRNWGTGFMPALYQGTRIDGGAVPIANLQPPAVVAGDRQQAKLALLDRLNRRHMDPRRDQTELDARIRSYELAFRMQAEAPEAVDLARESAETLALYGVDDPITESMGRNCLLARRLVERGVRFVQLYCGAGSKWDAHSDIEGNHSKNCRASDKPVAGLIKDLKRRGLLDQTLVVWGGEFGRTPMSEKGDGRDHNANGFTMWMAGGGIKPGVTLGRTDEAGLHAIEDRLHVHDLHATILHCLGADHAQLIYRHQGRPERPTVNEGQVCTKLLA, from the coding sequence ATGAACGCGGATTCGCAAGGTCGGCCCATCGTCCCGCACAGCACGACGCCCTCCTCGCGCCGGGACTGGCTGCTCCAGGCCGCCGGCGGCTTCGGCGCGCTGCCGCTGCTGGACCTGCTCGCCCGCGACGTGAAGGCCGCGGAGAACCTGGCGATCCCCGGCGCGGCGGCGAGGCCCCCCTGGGCGCGGCCGGCCACGGCGAAGAGCGTCATCTTCCTCTTCATGGAGGGGGGGCCGAGCCAGATGGACACGTTCGACCCCAAGCCGCTCCTCACCGAGCTGGCGGGGAAGCCGATCCCGTCGAGCTTCAAGCCGGTCATCACGCCGATGGGCGAGTTCTACTCGCCGATCCTCCCCTCGAAGCGGAAGTGGAAGCAACACGGCGAGAGCGGCGCATGGGTCTCCGACTGGCTGCCGCACACGGCCGAGTGCGTCGACGACCTGGCGGTCATCCGGTCGTGCTGGGCCGACGGCCTGAACCACGTCAACGGCGTCTGCCAGATGAACACCGGCTCCACCCGCAGCGGCCGGCCCTCGCTGGGGAGCTGGGTCAGCTACGGCCTGGGGACCGAGAACCAGGACCTCCCCGGCTACGTCGTGCTCCAGGACTACCCCAAGTCGACCGTCGCCGGCGGCCCCCGCAACTGGGGGACCGGGTTCATGCCCGCGCTCTACCAGGGGACGCGGATCGACGGCGGCGCCGTCCCGATCGCCAACCTGCAACCCCCCGCGGTCGTCGCCGGCGATCGCCAGCAGGCCAAGCTCGCGCTGCTCGACCGGCTCAACCGCCGGCACATGGATCCCCGCCGCGACCAGACCGAGCTGGACGCCCGCATCCGCAGCTACGAGCTGGCCTTCCGCATGCAGGCCGAGGCCCCCGAGGCCGTCGACCTGGCGCGCGAGTCGGCCGAGACCCTGGCCCTCTACGGCGTCGACGACCCGATCACCGAGAGCATGGGCCGCAACTGCCTGCTCGCCCGCCGCCTCGTCGAGCGCGGGGTGCGGTTCGTGCAGCTCTACTGCGGCGCCGGGTCGAAGTGGGACGCCCACTCCGACATCGAGGGGAACCACTCGAAGAACTGCCGCGCCAGCGACAAGCCGGTCGCCGGCCTGATCAAGGACCTCAAGCGCCGGGGCCTGCTCGACCAGACGCTCGTCGTCTGGGGCGGCGAGTTCGGCCGCACGCCGATGTCCGAGAAGGGCGACGGCCGCGACCACAACGCGAACGGATTCACCATGTGGATGGCCGGCGGCGGGATCAAGCCCGGCGTCACCCTCGGCAGGACCGACGAGGCCGGCCTGCACGCCATCGAGGACCGCCTCCACGTCCACGACCTCCACGCCACGATCCTCCACTGCCTCGGCGCCGACCACGCCCAGCTCATCTACCGCCACCAGGGCCGCCCCGAACGCCCCACCGTCAACGAAGGCCAGGTCTGCACCAAGCTGCTGGCCTGA